In a genomic window of Wyeomyia smithii strain HCP4-BCI-WySm-NY-G18 chromosome 1, ASM2978416v1, whole genome shotgun sequence:
- the LOC129717258 gene encoding uncharacterized protein LOC129717258, giving the protein MDPGIKIDESMCPTTPEEIEEMKNVPFRGCWIITVRPDIAFAVNLVSQFSANPGKRHWEAVKRIMRYLRGTCCARLSYTRDNDSQLTGYTDADWGGDADTRKSTTGYLFKKMGEAFSWRVKRQSCGALSSCEAEFIALSRTTQKALWWKQLLQQINDEQFIPNYCDNQSAK; this is encoded by the coding sequence ATGGACcccggaataaaaattgatgaGTCAATGTGTCCCACGACCCCGGAAGAAATAGAGGAAATGAAAAACGTCCCGTTCAGAGGCTGTTGGATCATTACTGTAAGACCAGACATAGCGTTTGCTGTCAACTTGGTGAGTCAATTCTCAGCGAATCCTGGAAAACGACATTGGGAGGCAGTTAAGCGTATTATGCGTTATCTACGTGGCACATGTTGTGCAAGGCTGTCGTACACGAGGGATAACGATTCACAGCTGACAGGGTATACAGATGCGGATTGGGGAGGAGATGCTGATACGCGGAAGTCAACCACTGGGTACCTATTCAAGAAGATGGGAGAAGCCTTTTCGTGGAGGGTGAAACGGCAGTCCTGCGGGGCTCTATCATCCTGTGAAGCGGAATTCATCGCGCTGTCCCGAACCACTCAAAAGGCGCTTTGGTGGAAGCAACTGCTTCAACAAATCAATGATGAGCAGTTCATACCAAACTATTGTGATAATCAATCCGCAAAGTAG